TGATGACAGCCATGTACCAAGTGTTGGCATGGGAATCATTAGTTGAAATAGCAGAAAAAGAGCTTCATGTTAGCTTAAAAAAAAAGTTTGGTTTTCAGCTTGCCGAGAAGCTCAAAGAAAAGCTGACACAATCGGATTAAATACAAGCATGGAAGCAATTTGTATGACCTTTGGATACACTCGCCAGGCATATTACAAGCACAGTCATTTAGAGGAATTTCGGACTGAGCGTAATCAGATGGTGCTTGAAGAAGTTCGGGATATCCGTCATACACAGCCAAAGGTTGGAGTCCGAAAGTTGCATATAATGCTGAATAACAGTGGGAAACCAGAGTTGAAGATAGGGCGGGATCAGTTATTCGAACTGCTTGCCGAGAATGATATGCTGGTTAAGCAAAAGCGCAAGTTTATCCGCACTTCATGTTCAGATAAACAGTTCTCCGTATTTCCTAATCTGTTGGATAAGAAAACGATAGACAAGAAGAATCAGGCATGGGTGGTGGATATTACCTATCTTAATACCTGTTATGGCTTTGCCTATCTATACCTGATAACTGATAGGTATTCGCGAAAGATTATCAGCTTTGTTGTTGCCAACAGCTTGCATGCAAAACATGCGTGTAAAGCTCTTCAAAAGGCAATTAGTACTGTAGATGATCCTGCTGGGATTATTCACCATTCTGATCATGGAAGCCAGTATTGCAGTGAGGAATATCAAAAAATATTGAATAGCAACAATATCCTATGTAGCATGACCGGCATAGCTCATTGTTACGATAACGCTGTGGCAGAACGTATTAATGGCATCTTAAAACAGGAATTCGGCTTAGGAATGACTTTGCAATCTGTGAAGGTAGCTCAGGAATTAGCTTCAGATGCTATCTACATCTATAATAATAACCGATTGCATAGGGCTCTGATGTATAAGACGCCGTGCGAGGTACACGATGCACTCTAAGTTAAGCAAAAACGACGAGCACCCTTCACACGTGCACGTCGTCGTTTTTGCGTCCTTAACATGTCAACTATTTCAGGACTTGACATTCTACATTCTCAATTTAATCTCTTTTTTTTCTCTTTCTCTCTTTTTCTCTTTGTTAAAAAAAAAATACTTCGTTCTCACCCTCTATTTCCGTCTCGCCATTTCGCT
The nucleotide sequence above comes from Candidatus Cloacimonas sp.. Encoded proteins:
- a CDS encoding IS3 family transposase — translated: MEAICMTFGYTRQAYYKHSHLEEFRTERNQMVLEEVRDIRHTQPKVGVRKLHIMLNNSGKPELKIGRDQLFELLAENDMLVKQKRKFIRTSCSDKQFSVFPNLLDKKTIDKKNQAWVVDITYLNTCYGFAYLYLITDRYSRKIISFVVANSLHAKHACKALQKAISTVDDPAGIIHHSDHGSQYCSEEYQKILNSNNILCSMTGIAHCYDNAVAERINGILKQEFGLGMTLQSVKVAQELASDAIYIYNNNRLHRALMYKTPCEVHDAL